Proteins from a single region of Paenibacillus sp. BIHB 4019:
- the trpC gene encoding indole-3-glycerol phosphate synthase TrpC, translating to MFLDKIVVTKREEVEALSATFQLAEYERTIAELAPCRGFERALTVGRKRSVGLIAEVKKASPSKGLIRPEFHPAELAAAYEQAGADCISVLTDQQYFQGANAYLTLVKDTVGIPLLRKDFIIDYRQVYEARVIGADAILLIAAILTKQQMAELYDTATALGMDVLVEVHNREELETVLELNKATLIGVNNRDLKSFVTDLRTTEQLIGLMPQGVTVISESGIAGPADMDYLQGVGAQGVLIGEHFMRQPDAGQAIIDLMGPVSR from the coding sequence ATGTTTTTGGATAAAATCGTAGTAACGAAGCGCGAAGAGGTAGAAGCGCTGTCCGCCACTTTCCAATTAGCGGAATATGAGCGGACGATTGCCGAGCTTGCTCCATGCCGCGGCTTTGAGCGTGCATTGACTGTGGGCCGCAAGCGCTCGGTTGGACTCATTGCCGAGGTGAAAAAAGCTTCGCCGTCTAAAGGGCTGATTCGCCCTGAATTTCATCCGGCGGAGCTGGCAGCTGCGTATGAGCAGGCCGGAGCGGATTGTATTTCCGTGCTGACGGACCAGCAATATTTTCAAGGGGCCAATGCGTATTTGACGCTCGTCAAGGATACGGTCGGCATTCCGCTGCTTCGCAAGGACTTCATTATTGATTACCGCCAAGTGTATGAGGCGAGAGTCATTGGCGCGGATGCGATTTTGCTCATTGCGGCGATATTGACTAAGCAGCAAATGGCGGAGCTGTATGATACGGCAACGGCGCTTGGCATGGATGTGCTGGTCGAGGTGCATAACCGCGAGGAGCTGGAGACGGTGCTAGAGCTGAATAAAGCGACGCTTATCGGGGTCAACAATCGCGATCTGAAAAGCTTTGTCACCGATTTGCGTACAACGGAGCAGTTGATCGGCTTGATGCCGCAAGGTGTGACCGTGATTAGCGAGAGCGGCATTGCTGGCCCGGCAGATATGGATTATTTGCAAGGCGTTGGCGCGCAGGGCGTTCTCATTGGCGAACATTTTATGCGCCAACCCGATGCTGGCCAGGCTATTATCGATTTGATGGGGCCGGTGAGCCGCTAG
- a CDS encoding phosphoribosylanthranilate isomerase, with the protein MQTQTTPRIKICGLKTAETIQQMDGLPFHDIGFVFAPSKRQVLPAQAAELIEAVHGLKAAEGLRPQTVGVFVNPTLTELRETLAIASLDVVQLHGSETPAFCQAVREQFAVKVWKVFSIRNETVVQSEEDTGTGADKGTADHANVNEAAVRLAPFNGKIDAVLIDTAGGGTGKAFNWQVIDDYQAAAAQLNVPLYVAGGLNPDNVHELLAAHAPSGLDVSSGVETDGVKDIEKIRLFVRKVMQR; encoded by the coding sequence GTGCAGACGCAGACGACTCCTCGGATCAAAATTTGCGGCCTCAAAACTGCTGAGACGATTCAGCAAATGGACGGGCTGCCGTTCCATGACATTGGATTTGTATTTGCACCTAGCAAGCGTCAAGTGCTGCCTGCGCAAGCAGCGGAGCTGATTGAGGCTGTACATGGCTTGAAGGCGGCAGAAGGGCTGCGTCCCCAAACCGTCGGCGTATTCGTGAACCCTACGCTTACGGAGCTTCGCGAGACGCTCGCTATCGCTTCGCTTGATGTGGTGCAGCTGCATGGCAGCGAAACGCCTGCTTTTTGCCAAGCGGTCCGCGAGCAATTTGCGGTGAAGGTGTGGAAGGTATTTTCTATACGAAATGAAACGGTTGTTCAGTCTGAGGAGGACACAGGCACGGGAGCTGACAAGGGTACTGCCGATCATGCTAATGTGAATGAGGCAGCAGTCCGCCTTGCTCCATTTAACGGAAAAATTGATGCTGTGCTGATCGACACGGCCGGGGGCGGAACGGGCAAAGCGTTCAACTGGCAAGTTATTGATGACTACCAGGCTGCGGCAGCGCAGCTGAATGTGCCGCTTTATGTAGCGGGCGGTCTGAACCCGGACAATGTACATGAATTGTTAGCTGCGCATGCTCCGAGTGGTCTTGATGTGTCCAGCGGAGTAGAGACGGACGGCGTTAAAGATATCGAGAAAATTAGATTATTCGTCAGAAAGGTGATGCAACGATGA
- the aroC gene encoding chorismate synthase, which produces MSLRYLTAGETHGPQLTAIIEGLPSNLTIDFEEINFQLHRRQKGHGRGRRMQIEKDTANIVGGVRHGRTTGAPVALIVENNDWKHWTSVMNIAPIEGGDEEKRRVHRPRPGHADLNGGLKYNLKDLRNVLERSSARETAARVAVGAVARQLLAEFGIKVGGQVIRIGEIEAPANQLPLDELIRITEESPVRVVDKETEEKMTAYIDQIKAEGDSIGGVVECIIEGVPIGLGSHVQWDRKLDARIAGAVVSINAFKGCEIGIGFEAAKLRGSQVHDEILYTAQEGYTRATNRLGGFEGGMTNGEQIVVRGVMKPIPTLYKPLRSVDIDTKEPFTAQVERSDSCAVPAASVVMEHVVAFEVAKAFLEKFGGDSIEEIRSNLNQYLEQIGRY; this is translated from the coding sequence TTGAGTTTACGTTATTTGACAGCGGGGGAAACACATGGTCCCCAATTGACCGCCATTATTGAGGGTCTTCCTAGTAATTTAACTATTGATTTTGAGGAGATTAATTTTCAGCTTCACCGTCGCCAGAAAGGCCATGGCCGCGGTCGTCGCATGCAAATTGAGAAGGATACGGCGAACATTGTCGGTGGCGTTCGTCATGGTCGGACGACTGGCGCTCCTGTAGCGCTAATTGTTGAGAACAATGACTGGAAGCATTGGACGAGCGTAATGAACATCGCCCCGATTGAAGGCGGAGATGAAGAGAAGCGCCGGGTACACCGTCCGCGTCCTGGACATGCGGATTTGAACGGCGGCTTGAAATATAATTTGAAGGATCTTCGCAACGTACTGGAGCGTTCCAGTGCCCGCGAGACAGCAGCACGCGTAGCGGTTGGCGCGGTTGCACGCCAGCTTCTTGCTGAATTCGGCATTAAAGTGGGCGGACAGGTTATCCGTATTGGCGAAATCGAAGCGCCGGCGAACCAATTGCCGCTGGATGAGCTTATTCGCATTACGGAAGAATCGCCTGTACGCGTCGTTGATAAAGAAACGGAAGAGAAGATGACCGCTTACATTGACCAAATTAAAGCCGAAGGCGATTCCATCGGCGGCGTGGTCGAGTGCATTATTGAAGGCGTGCCAATTGGGCTTGGAAGCCATGTGCAATGGGACCGCAAGCTGGATGCGCGCATCGCGGGCGCTGTCGTTTCCATTAATGCCTTCAAAGGCTGTGAAATTGGCATCGGCTTTGAAGCAGCGAAGCTGCGCGGCTCGCAGGTGCATGACGAGATTTTGTACACCGCGCAGGAAGGCTATACGAGAGCGACGAACCGTCTGGGCGGATTCGAGGGCGGTATGACCAATGGCGAGCAAATCGTCGTCCGCGGCGTAATGAAGCCGATTCCAACGCTTTACAAGCCGCTTCGCAGCGTGGACATTGACACGAAGGAGCCGTTCACGGCGCAAGTCGAACGTTCCGATAGCTGTGCAGTTCCGGCAGCGAGCGTAGTTATGGAGCATGTTGTCGCTTTTGAAGTAGCGAAAGCATTTCTTGAGAAGTTCGGCGGCGATTCCATTGAGGAAATCCGCTCGAACCTGAATCAATACCTTGAGCAAATAGGCAGGTACTAA
- the trpD gene encoding anthranilate phosphoribosyltransferase: MTSSLTPITMQSALTKLIGSEHLSREEARSVMDIIMSGEATPVQIAGVVTALRMKGETKDEITGFAQAMRAHSSHVQTEQEGLLDTCGTGGSGIHKFNISTSSAIIAAAAGIRVAKHGNRAMSGKAGSADVLEALGVQITLTPEQAEECLKQVGICFMFAQLYHPSLRHASVPRKELGIRTIFNMLGPLTNPAGADRQLIGLYDAKKTDTVASVLGELGVKRAMVVSSNDGLDEISISAATRVSELLNGEVRTYEITPEELGLTRYPISEVLGGDPAANASIIRGIFSGEQRGAYRDIVLANAGACIYVGGAAASLTDGVKIAADMIDSGLAEQKLLGLIQTTGELTHVFG, from the coding sequence ATGACAAGCAGCCTGACACCGATTACGATGCAAAGCGCGTTAACCAAATTAATCGGCAGCGAGCATTTGTCACGGGAAGAAGCCCGCTCCGTCATGGATATTATTATGAGCGGGGAAGCAACGCCGGTTCAAATTGCAGGCGTCGTGACCGCGCTGCGCATGAAAGGCGAGACGAAGGACGAAATTACAGGCTTTGCCCAGGCGATGCGGGCGCATTCGAGCCATGTGCAGACCGAGCAGGAAGGGCTGCTGGATACATGCGGCACAGGCGGCTCCGGCATTCATAAGTTCAATATTTCAACGTCGTCCGCGATTATTGCGGCTGCAGCTGGCATTCGCGTAGCCAAGCATGGCAATCGCGCAATGTCGGGCAAAGCGGGCAGCGCGGACGTGCTGGAGGCGCTGGGCGTCCAAATTACGCTGACACCTGAGCAGGCGGAGGAATGCTTGAAGCAAGTGGGCATCTGCTTCATGTTCGCGCAGCTGTACCATCCATCGCTTCGCCACGCTTCTGTTCCACGTAAAGAGCTGGGCATTCGGACGATTTTTAATATGCTGGGTCCATTGACTAACCCGGCAGGGGCAGATCGACAGCTGATCGGCTTGTATGATGCTAAGAAGACGGACACCGTTGCTTCGGTGCTGGGAGAGCTTGGCGTCAAGCGCGCGATGGTCGTCAGCAGCAATGACGGGCTGGATGAAATCAGCATTTCGGCAGCGACTAGAGTGTCGGAGCTTCTGAATGGCGAGGTTCGCACGTATGAAATTACGCCGGAGGAGCTAGGCTTGACCCGCTATCCGATTAGCGAGGTGCTGGGGGGCGATCCTGCGGCCAATGCGTCTATCATTCGCGGCATATTCAGCGGCGAGCAGCGCGGTGCTTATCGCGATATCGTGCTTGCGAATGCAGGAGCTTGCATTTATGTGGGCGGAGCTGCTGCGAGCTTGACAGATGGTGTTAAAATTGCGGCGGATATGATTGATTCCGGATTAGCCGAGCAAAAGCTGCTGGGCCTGATTCAAACGACAGGAGAGCTGACCCATGTTTTTGGATAA
- a CDS encoding polyprenyl synthetase family protein: MKLLDMYAKLKGDITQIEKELERSVTFEHKLLSEASLHLLKAGGKRLRPVFVLLAGKFGRYNLEVMKKIAVPLELIHMASLVHDDVIDDAATRRGQPTVKAKWDNRVAMYTGDYIFGRALVIATELGNPQIHQVLSKAIVQMGIGEMEQIRYFFNTDQTIRHYLLRIRRKTALLIAVSCQLGAIAADGDRETANRLYEYGYNVGMAFQIRDDLLDLFGTEKQIGKPPGSDIRQGNITLPVILALQDEATRERLLVEIARIREHNGNVDTREAIDLIKNSKGIHVAEQLAAKYVEKALAALKDLPSLPAKKNLSDIAHFVGKRNY, encoded by the coding sequence ATGAAACTATTAGATATGTACGCAAAATTAAAAGGCGATATAACGCAAATAGAGAAGGAGCTTGAACGCAGCGTCACTTTCGAGCATAAGCTGCTCAGCGAGGCATCCCTTCATCTGCTCAAGGCAGGCGGCAAAAGGCTGCGTCCTGTTTTTGTGCTGCTTGCCGGCAAGTTTGGGCGCTACAATCTGGAGGTCATGAAAAAAATCGCCGTGCCTCTTGAACTGATCCATATGGCCTCGCTTGTCCATGACGATGTGATAGATGACGCTGCGACCAGACGCGGCCAGCCAACGGTCAAGGCTAAATGGGATAATCGGGTTGCGATGTATACCGGAGATTATATTTTCGGAAGAGCGCTCGTTATCGCTACTGAACTGGGCAACCCGCAAATTCATCAGGTGCTGTCCAAAGCAATTGTGCAAATGGGCATTGGCGAAATGGAGCAAATCCGTTATTTTTTCAATACGGACCAAACCATCCGCCATTATTTGCTGCGCATCAGGCGCAAAACCGCATTGCTCATTGCAGTAAGCTGCCAGCTTGGAGCGATTGCAGCAGATGGGGACAGAGAGACGGCAAACCGGCTTTATGAATATGGCTACAATGTGGGAATGGCGTTTCAAATCCGCGACGATTTGCTTGATTTGTTCGGAACCGAGAAGCAGATCGGCAAGCCGCCAGGCTCTGACATTAGACAGGGCAATATTACATTGCCTGTTATTTTGGCTTTGCAGGATGAGGCGACCCGCGAGCGGCTGCTTGTGGAAATCGCCCGTATTCGCGAGCATAATGGCAATGTGGATACGCGAGAAGCGATCGATTTGATCAAAAATAGCAAAGGCATTCATGTCGCTGAGCAGCTCGCTGCAAAGTATGTAGAGAAAGCGCTCGCTGCCTTGAAGGATTTGCCATCCCTTCCGGCGAAGAAGAACTTATCCGATATCGCACATTTTGTCGGCAAACGCAATTATTAA
- a CDS encoding UbiX family flavin prenyltransferase: MVGGGTAGAAGRWVVGITGASGSIYGIRLAEELLRTGFDVHLVVTEAGWRVLKEELGWMTSRRQAAVELHFAEAVQAKRLVLHPNSDIGATIASGSFRVQGMVVAPCSMGTLASIAHGISDDLLSRAADVMLKEGRKLLLLPRETPLHAIHLENMLKLAKMGVTIVPAMPAFYYKPQSMEDMIDFLVGKLLDCMGIEHALFTRWGDGPDAD; the protein is encoded by the coding sequence ATGGTAGGGGGCGGAACTGCTGGCGCGGCAGGCAGATGGGTTGTCGGCATTACCGGGGCGAGCGGCTCCATCTACGGCATTCGGCTGGCAGAGGAACTGCTTAGAACCGGTTTTGACGTCCATCTCGTGGTGACCGAGGCTGGCTGGCGAGTGCTTAAGGAAGAGCTGGGCTGGATGACGAGCCGCAGACAAGCTGCTGTCGAGCTGCATTTTGCAGAGGCAGTACAGGCGAAGCGGCTTGTTTTGCATCCGAATTCAGATATTGGGGCAACCATTGCCAGCGGCTCTTTCCGGGTACAGGGAATGGTCGTTGCGCCATGCTCCATGGGGACGCTCGCTTCCATCGCTCACGGCATATCCGATGATTTGCTCTCGAGGGCAGCAGACGTAATGCTGAAGGAAGGACGCAAGCTGCTGCTGCTGCCTCGGGAGACACCTCTGCATGCGATTCATCTGGAAAACATGCTGAAGCTTGCAAAAATGGGCGTAACGATCGTTCCAGCTATGCCGGCCTTTTATTATAAGCCGCAATCGATGGAAGACATGATTGATTTTCTGGTTGGCAAATTATTAGACTGCATGGGAATTGAGCATGCTTTGTTTACAAGATGGGGGGATGGGCCTGATGCTGACTAA
- the ndk gene encoding nucleoside-diphosphate kinase, protein MERTFLMIKPDGVQRGLIGEIMSRFERKGLQLVAAKFMTVSNELAQKHYEEHEGKPFYEPLLDFITSGPVFAMVWQGDNVIALTRALIGKTNAVDALPGTIRSDFAVHTNYNLIHGSDSPENAVREISIFFTPEQLVEYEQTMQRWV, encoded by the coding sequence GTGGAAAGAACTTTTTTGATGATTAAGCCTGACGGTGTTCAACGTGGCCTCATTGGAGAAATTATGTCTCGCTTTGAGCGTAAAGGGCTTCAATTGGTTGCAGCCAAGTTTATGACCGTGAGCAACGAGCTGGCACAAAAGCATTACGAGGAGCATGAAGGCAAGCCTTTTTATGAGCCGCTTCTGGATTTTATTACGTCTGGCCCCGTATTTGCGATGGTGTGGCAAGGCGATAACGTCATTGCGCTAACCCGCGCTTTAATTGGCAAGACGAATGCAGTGGATGCGCTTCCAGGCACCATTCGCTCTGATTTTGCTGTACATACGAATTATAATTTGATTCATGGCTCCGATTCTCCCGAAAATGCCGTGCGGGAAATTTCCATTTTCTTCACTCCTGAACAGCTTGTGGAATACGAACAAACGATGCAGCGCTGGGTTTAG
- the aroB gene encoding 3-dehydroquinate synthase, producing the protein MRELTVDLGERSYPIYIGEGLLQEAPSFFEKHGISKKSPLLIISDDKVAPHYLEPLANTLSAAGFQPSTAIVPSGESSKSLAMLEDLVTHALKAGLDRKSAIVALGGGVVGDLAGFVAASYMRGVKFIQIPTTILAHDSSVGGKVAVNHPLAKNIIGAFHQPEMVLYDLNTLQTLPPRDVRSGLSEVVKHGFIWDDAFVQWCDENSERLLALDPEALGYALYKGCSVKAAVVSKDERENDLRAILNLGHTIGHALEAVAGYGELLHGEAISIGMIGSAKLGLRYGAPEDVYTTTKRVLAKCGLPVKLPEHFDVDAIMEAMMHDKKFSESTMIFVVPTAIGEVEIKKDVPASWVREIVEELKQEAE; encoded by the coding sequence ATGAGAGAGCTAACGGTTGATTTAGGCGAACGCTCTTATCCGATCTATATTGGGGAGGGTCTCCTGCAGGAGGCTCCCTCTTTTTTCGAAAAGCACGGCATTAGCAAAAAATCGCCGCTGCTAATCATCTCCGATGATAAAGTGGCGCCCCATTATTTGGAGCCGCTTGCAAACACGCTAAGCGCAGCGGGCTTCCAGCCGTCCACAGCAATCGTGCCGTCAGGTGAAAGCTCGAAGTCTTTGGCGATGCTGGAAGATTTGGTCACGCATGCGCTTAAAGCAGGGCTTGACCGCAAATCGGCGATCGTAGCTCTTGGCGGCGGCGTAGTTGGCGATTTGGCGGGTTTCGTAGCAGCGTCTTATATGCGTGGCGTAAAGTTCATTCAAATTCCGACGACAATTTTGGCGCATGACAGCAGCGTTGGCGGCAAAGTGGCTGTCAACCACCCGCTGGCGAAAAATATTATCGGCGCTTTCCATCAACCGGAAATGGTGCTGTATGATTTGAACACGCTTCAGACGCTTCCGCCGCGCGACGTTCGTTCAGGCTTGTCGGAAGTGGTCAAACACGGCTTTATCTGGGACGACGCTTTCGTGCAGTGGTGCGATGAAAACTCCGAGCGCCTGCTCGCGCTTGATCCAGAAGCACTCGGCTATGCCTTGTATAAGGGCTGCAGTGTAAAAGCGGCAGTCGTATCCAAGGATGAGCGGGAAAATGACCTGCGTGCGATTTTGAATTTGGGCCATACGATTGGTCATGCGCTGGAGGCTGTGGCTGGCTATGGCGAGCTGCTTCATGGCGAGGCGATTTCGATAGGCATGATTGGCTCGGCCAAGCTAGGACTGCGTTATGGAGCGCCTGAGGACGTCTATACAACAACGAAGCGAGTGCTTGCTAAATGCGGGCTTCCGGTGAAGCTGCCGGAGCACTTTGACGTGGACGCGATTATGGAAGCGATGATGCATGACAAAAAGTTCAGCGAAAGCACAATGATTTTCGTGGTTCCGACGGCGATCGGCGAAGTGGAAATCAAGAAAGATGTACCGGCGTCATGGGTTCGGGAAATCGTGGAGGAATTGAAACAGGAGGCCGAGTAA
- the aroH gene encoding chorismate mutase: MSVRGIRGAITVDTNEKEPILKATLEMLHAIVADNDVQPDDICSVFITVTNDLDDAFPAVAIRQMSGWELVPLMCALEVPVKGSLARCIRLMVTVNTDKTQAEIKHVYLGGAQVLRPDLTQS; the protein is encoded by the coding sequence ATGAGCGTTAGGGGAATTCGCGGGGCAATTACCGTTGATACAAACGAGAAAGAGCCTATTTTAAAAGCAACACTTGAAATGCTGCATGCGATTGTCGCAGACAATGACGTTCAGCCTGACGATATTTGCAGCGTATTTATTACGGTGACGAATGATTTGGATGATGCTTTTCCGGCTGTGGCTATTCGCCAAATGAGCGGTTGGGAGCTTGTTCCACTCATGTGCGCGCTGGAAGTGCCCGTTAAGGGAAGCCTTGCCCGCTGCATTAGGCTGATGGTTACCGTAAATACGGACAAAACGCAAGCCGAGATTAAACATGTGTACTTGGGAGGAGCCCAAGTGCTTCGTCCAGATTTAACGCAATCCTAA
- a CDS encoding menaquinone biosynthesis protein yields the protein MLTKDSLPLMIGEIDYANAWPLFVGLDQRLDASELGLCSRIPAELNRKLREGELQASAVSSYAYGLNSKDYLLLPELCVGSEGRVNSVLLFLKQPIEQVRPQRIAVTSASATSVNLLKIVMKLYYDLDAEYIAAEPMLDQMLENADGALIIGDPAIHASWRSEELHIIDLGELWHRWTGLGMTFAVVAVHKEAAAAFPREIHELHQAMLATKRHNLADLSPLVDKACEELGGERAYWLDYFTCLQYDFGQKLREGLALYFRYATQLGLLDHEVQLAFYEDNSAE from the coding sequence ATGCTGACTAAAGACAGCTTGCCCCTAATGATTGGAGAAATTGATTACGCAAATGCATGGCCGCTCTTTGTCGGCCTTGATCAGCGTCTTGACGCTTCTGAGCTGGGGCTGTGCTCCCGCATTCCCGCAGAGCTTAACCGAAAGCTGCGCGAAGGAGAGCTTCAGGCTTCGGCTGTCTCATCCTATGCTTACGGCTTAAATAGCAAAGACTATTTGCTGCTGCCGGAGCTGTGCGTAGGATCGGAGGGCCGGGTTAATTCGGTTCTGCTGTTCCTTAAGCAGCCGATCGAGCAAGTGCGTCCACAGCGAATTGCGGTAACATCCGCTTCAGCCACTTCTGTCAATTTGCTCAAAATTGTGATGAAGCTTTATTACGATCTTGATGCGGAATATATCGCTGCTGAACCGATGCTTGATCAGATGCTTGAGAACGCGGATGGGGCGCTTATCATTGGCGACCCAGCTATTCATGCCTCGTGGAGAAGTGAAGAACTGCACATCATCGATCTTGGCGAGCTATGGCATCGCTGGACGGGCCTTGGCATGACCTTTGCGGTTGTGGCGGTTCATAAGGAGGCGGCAGCTGCCTTTCCTCGAGAAATTCATGAGCTGCATCAGGCGATGCTTGCGACTAAGCGCCACAATCTTGCCGACTTGTCACCGCTTGTGGACAAGGCCTGCGAGGAGCTTGGCGGCGAACGCGCGTATTGGCTGGACTATTTTACATGTCTGCAATATGATTTCGGACAGAAGCTGCGCGAGGGACTGGCGCTGTATTTCCGTTATGCGACACAATTAGGTCTGCTGGACCATGAGGTTCAGCTGGCGTTCTACGAAGACAATTCTGCCGAATAG
- the trpE gene encoding anthranilate synthase component I: MNSELQQVVKLSEEYNLIPIVRYMMADTETPIRLFQHFAKEKHAFLLESVEGGVKWARYSFIGTDPFMMLYGKNGEMIFEKNGEKISFDDKPLSLLKDHLRYYRSPAMSHLPPFTGGAIGFFGYDLLQYYEKLPPHRIDDLEMNDLQFMFCDQVIVFDHFKQQLQIIGNVHVPKETTQTGIVQSYGVEEAYNAAVAKIEATVERLQQQVKIPVPIGAGVPTMPEVGDVQSNLTKEQFIANVDKAKEYIRAGDIFQVVLSQRFSIETDVDPLHVYRVLRTMNPSPYMYYLKMGEEVIVGTSPEALVKVDGSKVETRPIAGTRPRGKTPEEDLALEQDLLADEKERAEHLMLVDLGRNDIGRVSEFGSVKCDSFMEIERYSHVMHIVSNVTGKLREDKDFYDAFLSCLPAGTVSGAPKLRAMEIIAELENEARGAYAGAIGYLGFGGTLDTCITIRTIIFKNGKAYVQSGAGIVWDSVPESEYTETVNKAKALLTAIRAAEQLFGKPGDARDQSFNAINSDYYIKAGEGFVQ, translated from the coding sequence ATGAATAGTGAATTACAGCAAGTGGTCAAGCTCTCTGAGGAATACAATCTCATTCCAATCGTTCGTTATATGATGGCGGATACGGAGACGCCGATTCGGCTGTTTCAGCATTTTGCCAAGGAAAAGCATGCATTTCTGCTTGAAAGTGTAGAGGGCGGCGTGAAATGGGCGCGGTATTCGTTCATTGGAACCGATCCGTTTATGATGCTGTACGGCAAAAACGGCGAAATGATTTTTGAGAAAAATGGTGAAAAAATCAGCTTCGACGATAAGCCGCTAAGCTTGCTGAAGGATCATCTTCGTTACTATCGCAGTCCGGCGATGTCCCATCTTCCACCATTTACGGGCGGGGCTATCGGGTTTTTCGGCTATGATTTGCTGCAATATTATGAGAAGCTCCCACCCCACCGGATAGATGATTTGGAAATGAATGATTTGCAGTTTATGTTCTGCGATCAAGTCATCGTCTTCGACCACTTCAAGCAGCAGCTGCAAATTATCGGCAATGTGCATGTGCCGAAGGAGACGACGCAGACGGGCATCGTTCAGTCTTACGGCGTCGAGGAGGCATACAACGCAGCAGTTGCCAAAATCGAAGCGACGGTCGAGCGCCTGCAGCAGCAGGTGAAGATTCCGGTGCCAATCGGTGCTGGCGTGCCGACTATGCCTGAGGTTGGCGATGTGCAGTCCAATTTGACGAAGGAGCAGTTCATCGCCAATGTCGACAAAGCGAAGGAGTACATTCGCGCCGGCGATATTTTCCAGGTGGTGCTGTCCCAGCGCTTCAGCATTGAGACGGATGTTGATCCGCTGCATGTGTACCGCGTACTTCGCACGATGAACCCTTCACCATACATGTATTATTTGAAAATGGGTGAAGAGGTAATTGTTGGAACGTCGCCGGAGGCGCTCGTTAAAGTAGATGGCAGCAAGGTGGAAACCCGTCCAATTGCCGGAACGCGCCCTCGCGGCAAAACGCCGGAGGAGGATCTTGCGCTGGAGCAGGATTTGCTGGCAGACGAGAAGGAGCGCGCGGAGCATCTGATGCTCGTTGACTTGGGCCGCAACGACATCGGCCGTGTATCCGAGTTCGGCTCGGTGAAATGCGATTCCTTTATGGAAATCGAACGTTATTCCCACGTTATGCATATCGTCTCGAATGTGACGGGCAAGCTGCGGGAGGACAAGGATTTTTACGATGCATTCCTCTCCTGTCTTCCTGCTGGAACCGTATCCGGCGCACCGAAGCTGCGGGCGATGGAAATTATTGCAGAGCTTGAAAATGAAGCTCGCGGCGCTTACGCTGGAGCGATTGGTTACTTAGGCTTCGGCGGTACGCTCGACACCTGCATCACGATTCGCACGATCATTTTCAAAAATGGCAAAGCCTACGTGCAGAGCGGGGCAGGCATCGTCTGGGATTCCGTTCCGGAAAGCGAATATACCGAAACGGTGAATAAAGCGAAAGCGCTGCTGACGGCCATTCGGGCCGCTGAGCAGCTGTTCGGCAAGCCTGGAGACGCTCGCGACCAGAGCTTCAATGCCATCAATAGCGATTATTACATCAAAGCAGGGGAGGGTTTCGTACAATGA
- a CDS encoding protein-glutamate O-methyltransferase CheR: MTDDRDFATFIQKMRDKTNIDLSQYKEAQMKRRLTTLRMKHGFQTFDEYWRKLENDRTLMNEFLDRMTINVSEFWRNPNRWEVLKNQFFPEMLKNNSRLKIWSAACSTGEEPYTLAMILTEIGAIGKSSILATDLDNIVLQKAQEGIYLERSLKDVPPAFRQKYFAPDHGAFAVSNDLKKSIQFKQQNMLHDTFDSGFDLIVCRNVMIYFTEDAKRILYHKFAKALKPGGILFVGSTEQIFSPAQYGFDTADTFFYRKTSN, encoded by the coding sequence ATGACGGACGATCGGGATTTTGCAACGTTTATCCAGAAGATGAGAGATAAGACCAACATTGATTTATCGCAATATAAGGAAGCGCAAATGAAACGCAGGCTCACGACGCTGCGCATGAAGCATGGATTCCAGACATTCGATGAATACTGGAGAAAGCTGGAGAATGACCGTACTTTGATGAATGAATTTCTCGACCGGATGACGATTAACGTCTCGGAGTTTTGGCGTAACCCGAACCGGTGGGAAGTGCTGAAAAATCAGTTTTTTCCGGAAATGCTGAAAAATAACAGCCGATTGAAAATTTGGAGCGCAGCGTGTTCGACGGGCGAGGAGCCTTATACGCTGGCGATGATTTTGACGGAGATTGGTGCCATTGGCAAATCGTCGATTTTGGCGACGGATCTTGATAATATCGTGCTGCAAAAGGCGCAGGAAGGCATTTATTTAGAGCGTTCGCTTAAGGATGTGCCGCCAGCGTTCCGTCAAAAATATTTTGCTCCAGATCATGGAGCTTTTGCCGTCTCGAACGATTTGAAAAAATCGATCCAATTCAAGCAGCAAAATATGCTTCATGATACGTTTGACAGCGGATTCGACCTCATTGTTTGCCGCAATGTTATGATTTATTTTACCGAGGATGCGAAGCGCATTTTGTACCACAAGTTTGCAAAAGCTTTGAAGCCGGGCGGCATTTTGTTCGTCGGCAGCACGGAGCAGATTTTTTCGCCAGCCCAGTATGGCTTTGATACGGCGGATACGTTCTTTTACAGAAAAACGAGCAATTAA